A single region of the Streptomyces sp. NBC_01262 genome encodes:
- a CDS encoding Hsp70 family protein, whose amino-acid sequence MSFGIDFGTSNSVVARWSGHAIEVVPIDGDNLPALWRQPEFEQLFPSAVSVRDLQRTLCFGWAAKTATSEPLDAVKRMLGTRSGADRPGESDELEALPRLEEHHVWIGGEAFHSTVAAASLFSRMREGAAAQLLDLSEAVVTVPANATGGARYRTRAAAALSGIKVRALLNEPTAAAISYAHDVPIPGRFLVFDWGGGTIDVTVLEYADGLFEEQTSRGITALGGLEFDGELAKLILRKMGKAPEALTKSERRRWRRYVELTKIALSHVPQDGQILFEPPIDQLSGRTAQPVPVTVEEYSKVVSPLIDHAMQPVEQALRDLNISPEDIDSVLLIGGTSQIPQVRQALGAVMGHDRIVDPGLCRPMTAVARGAAIYAASLDGTRGDSGDFSLVTSYDLGTAVSAGRQRGFRPIIRRNATLPAEGTSTFYPDKPGASAVRVAVIEGEYGHAADSDRAFPLATIEVPLPSAEHDSKRNRIEVRFRYNESGILRFTATHADTGQLLAEREIDSFGPDGTPLQDGLSEQLTRLLAHTVRPFTEPAQGGLAQPAAGGAPDAAKPSVDPFSARIVQTDPAVTVNGVAQHLMTGGA is encoded by the coding sequence ATGAGCTTCGGCATCGACTTCGGCACGAGCAATTCGGTCGTCGCCCGATGGAGCGGGCATGCCATCGAAGTCGTCCCAATCGACGGGGACAACCTTCCCGCACTGTGGCGGCAACCTGAGTTCGAGCAGCTCTTCCCCTCCGCCGTATCGGTGCGCGACCTCCAGCGGACGCTGTGCTTTGGGTGGGCTGCCAAGACGGCCACGAGCGAACCGCTCGACGCAGTCAAACGCATGCTGGGCACCAGATCCGGTGCGGACAGACCGGGTGAGTCCGACGAACTGGAGGCGCTACCCCGGCTTGAGGAGCACCACGTGTGGATCGGCGGAGAAGCCTTTCACAGCACAGTCGCGGCTGCTTCCCTGTTCAGCCGGATGCGCGAGGGCGCCGCCGCTCAACTGCTCGACTTGTCCGAGGCAGTCGTCACGGTGCCCGCGAACGCGACCGGCGGCGCCCGCTATCGGACCCGTGCTGCCGCCGCACTGAGCGGGATCAAGGTCAGGGCTTTGCTCAACGAGCCCACGGCCGCAGCGATCTCATATGCGCACGATGTACCCATACCTGGCCGGTTCCTCGTGTTCGACTGGGGCGGGGGGACCATCGACGTCACTGTCCTTGAGTACGCTGACGGACTCTTCGAAGAGCAGACCTCACGCGGTATCACGGCGCTAGGCGGTCTTGAGTTCGACGGTGAACTCGCCAAGCTGATCCTTCGCAAGATGGGCAAGGCACCGGAAGCCTTGACCAAGTCGGAGCGACGGCGCTGGCGCCGGTATGTCGAGCTCACCAAGATTGCCCTGTCACACGTGCCTCAGGACGGCCAGATCCTGTTCGAGCCACCCATCGACCAGTTGTCCGGGAGGACGGCTCAACCAGTTCCGGTCACGGTCGAGGAGTACTCGAAGGTGGTGTCCCCGCTCATCGACCACGCCATGCAACCGGTCGAACAGGCGTTGAGGGACCTGAACATCAGCCCCGAGGACATCGACTCCGTGTTGCTGATCGGCGGCACTTCGCAGATCCCGCAGGTTCGCCAGGCGCTCGGTGCCGTCATGGGCCACGACCGCATCGTTGATCCCGGGCTGTGCCGACCCATGACGGCCGTGGCCCGCGGCGCAGCCATCTACGCGGCGTCGCTGGACGGCACACGTGGGGACAGCGGCGATTTCTCCCTGGTCACCAGCTACGACCTGGGAACCGCGGTGAGTGCGGGGCGGCAGCGCGGCTTCCGGCCGATTATCCGCCGCAATGCGACGCTTCCAGCCGAGGGCACCTCCACCTTCTACCCCGACAAGCCGGGGGCCTCGGCGGTACGCGTCGCCGTCATTGAAGGCGAGTACGGGCACGCTGCGGACAGCGACCGGGCTTTCCCGCTCGCCACCATCGAGGTGCCATTGCCTTCGGCTGAACACGACTCCAAGCGCAATCGGATTGAGGTCCGGTTCCGCTATAACGAGAGCGGCATCCTGCGTTTCACCGCCACCCACGCCGACACCGGGCAATTGCTTGCCGAACGGGAGATCGACTCCTTCGGGCCTGACGGCACGCCGCTGCAAGATGGCCTCAGCGAACAGCTCACGCGCCTTCTGGCGCACACAGTGCGTCCCTTCACCGAACCCGCGCAGGGCGGTCTCGCGCAGCCGGCGGCTGGCGGGGCCCCGGACGCTGCTAAGCCGTCCGTCGACCCGTTCTCGGCCCGGATCGTTCAGACCGATCCGGCGGTCACGGTGAACGGGGTCGCGCAGCACCTCATGACGGGTGGGGCGTAG
- a CDS encoding UvrD-helicase domain-containing protein, whose protein sequence is MPQLAFSASFWEEYEQLEKHVRTGVRKAMAKFQKLSAAELHADKGLHLEAVKKARDPRMRTIRITDYWRGVVLAPDDGGSTFLLVNVVQHDKAYEWAAKRVFSVNSATRGLEVRNVHAIEQITPLLEQVAENAPRRLFDQHSDTVLRNLGIDKALLPAVRSLTDKAQLEAFIPVFPEDQCEVLQYLAEGATPEEVWTVIVSQRRPVDPGPLDPRDVSTAIANTKSRIVVVSRPDELEHMLSQPFAAWRVFLHPSQRRIAYRDSYSGPVQVSGGPGTGKTVVALHRVKHLLGQVAAGKSPSILLTTYTNALADILQENLGLLLDDPAVLAQVEVGTVNSLTFKVLREHLGRVPVAVDDAEERKRWRAIAKKLDFPWTGEFLMQEYRHVVLAQDVRTEEEYIAANRRGRGTTLPPGKRPLLWQAVSEFTRQLEAEGRSTHLRLCAEAARVLREQSHLAGGYQHIVVDEAQDLHPAQWRLLRAAVPEGPDDIFLTGDPHQRIYDSRVSFAALGIAVVGRSFRLRVNYRNTEEILRWSGQVLSGQTVEDLSGDCADSGLAGYVSLLHGASPSIRGYRSEEAELTALVERVRQWLAADVPAAEIAVCTRFHQLGAKAQARLRASGIESVLLKDTPGADVPGVRIATMYAMKGLEFRCVAVLGASQAALPFLPAVTPADADPAQHAADLLAERCLLFVACTRAREGLSVSWSGAPSPFITGLGGAEETG, encoded by the coding sequence GTGCCGCAACTCGCCTTCTCTGCCTCCTTCTGGGAGGAGTACGAGCAGTTGGAGAAGCACGTGCGCACCGGTGTGCGGAAGGCGATGGCGAAGTTTCAGAAGCTCAGCGCCGCTGAGCTGCATGCGGACAAGGGTTTGCACCTTGAGGCGGTGAAGAAAGCCAGGGACCCCCGGATGCGGACGATCCGCATCACCGACTACTGGCGCGGCGTCGTGCTTGCGCCCGACGACGGGGGAAGCACCTTCCTGCTAGTGAATGTCGTACAGCACGACAAGGCCTACGAGTGGGCGGCGAAGCGCGTGTTTAGCGTGAACTCGGCCACCCGGGGCCTGGAGGTGCGGAATGTCCACGCGATCGAGCAGATCACCCCACTGCTGGAGCAGGTGGCGGAGAACGCACCGCGTCGGCTGTTCGACCAGCATTCCGACACCGTCCTGCGCAACTTGGGCATCGATAAGGCCTTGCTGCCGGCAGTGCGCTCCCTCACAGACAAGGCGCAGTTGGAGGCGTTCATCCCGGTCTTCCCCGAGGACCAGTGCGAGGTCTTGCAGTACCTGGCCGAGGGCGCCACGCCGGAGGAAGTCTGGACTGTCATCGTCTCTCAGCGCCGGCCCGTCGACCCCGGCCCGCTGGACCCGCGCGACGTCTCCACGGCCATTGCCAACACGAAGAGCCGCATCGTCGTGGTCTCCCGGCCTGACGAGCTGGAGCACATGCTCTCGCAGCCGTTCGCAGCTTGGCGGGTCTTCCTTCACCCGAGCCAGCGCCGGATCGCCTACCGCGACTCCTACAGCGGTCCTGTCCAGGTCTCCGGTGGCCCCGGCACGGGCAAGACTGTCGTCGCCCTGCACCGAGTCAAGCACCTTCTCGGGCAGGTGGCGGCAGGCAAGTCTCCATCCATCTTGCTCACCACCTACACCAACGCCCTGGCCGACATCCTGCAAGAGAATCTCGGCCTGCTGCTGGACGATCCGGCGGTGCTCGCCCAGGTAGAAGTTGGCACTGTCAATTCCCTCACTTTCAAAGTGCTTCGAGAGCACCTCGGGCGAGTGCCGGTGGCAGTCGACGATGCAGAGGAACGCAAGCGCTGGCGTGCGATCGCCAAGAAACTGGACTTTCCGTGGACCGGAGAGTTTCTCATGCAGGAGTACCGCCACGTCGTCCTCGCTCAGGACGTGCGCACCGAAGAGGAGTACATCGCCGCCAACCGACGCGGGAGAGGCACCACGTTGCCCCCAGGTAAGCGCCCGCTCCTGTGGCAGGCGGTGTCGGAGTTCACCCGCCAGCTCGAAGCGGAGGGGCGCAGCACCCACCTCCGCTTGTGCGCCGAGGCCGCCCGCGTCCTGCGGGAGCAGAGCCACTTGGCGGGCGGTTACCAGCACATTGTTGTGGATGAGGCTCAGGACCTTCACCCGGCACAGTGGCGCCTTCTGCGGGCCGCCGTGCCTGAAGGGCCGGACGACATCTTCCTCACGGGCGACCCTCACCAGCGGATCTACGATTCCCGGGTGTCATTCGCCGCGCTCGGCATCGCCGTGGTAGGGCGCAGTTTCCGGCTGCGTGTCAACTACCGGAACACGGAGGAAATCCTGCGCTGGTCGGGACAGGTGCTGTCTGGCCAGACTGTCGAGGATCTGTCGGGGGACTGCGCGGACAGCGGCTTGGCTGGTTACGTCTCTCTGCTGCACGGAGCTAGTCCAAGCATCCGGGGCTACCGGTCTGAAGAGGCCGAGCTGACAGCGCTCGTCGAGCGCGTGCGGCAGTGGCTCGCAGCGGACGTCCCCGCGGCAGAGATTGCGGTGTGCACACGCTTCCACCAGCTTGGCGCCAAGGCACAGGCCCGTCTCCGAGCGTCGGGAATCGAGTCGGTGCTCCTCAAGGACACGCCTGGCGCCGACGTTCCCGGCGTGCGGATCGCCACGATGTATGCGATGAAGGGCCTGGAGTTTCGCTGCGTGGCGGTCCTGGGTGCCTCACAGGCCGCTTTGCCTTTCCTGCCCGCAGTAACGCCCGCTGACGCTGACCCTGCGCAGCATGCGGCCGATCTGCTCGCCGAGCGCTGCCTGCTGTTCGTGGCCTGCACTCGCGCACGCGAGGGACTGTCTGTGAGCTGGAGCGGCGCTCCCAGCCCGTTCATTACTGGCCTCGGCGGCGCGGAGGAAACGGGCTGA
- a CDS encoding helix-turn-helix domain-containing protein has protein sequence MTKTDIRPVRLPDDKQETATHALTRVRAYLAEHKDATQITVTVQDGGDREPLALPREAVELLASLLAHLGAGRAVSIVPSDAELTTQQAADLLNVSRPFLVGLLEAGEIEYRTVGTHRRILASSLLAYQREDDHRRRLVADELTRLGQEMGTI, from the coding sequence ATGACGAAGACGGACATCCGTCCGGTCCGGCTGCCGGACGACAAGCAGGAAACAGCCACCCACGCCCTCACCCGCGTCCGCGCCTACCTGGCAGAACACAAGGACGCCACGCAGATCACAGTGACTGTTCAGGACGGAGGAGACCGTGAACCCCTGGCGCTGCCCCGCGAGGCCGTAGAGCTCCTCGCCTCCCTCCTCGCCCACCTGGGCGCGGGCAGAGCGGTGTCGATCGTGCCATCCGACGCCGAGCTGACCACGCAACAGGCTGCCGACCTGCTCAACGTGTCCCGCCCGTTCCTCGTCGGCCTTCTGGAGGCTGGGGAGATCGAGTACCGGACCGTGGGCACGCACCGCAGAATCCTCGCGTCGTCGCTGCTGGCCTACCAGCGTGAAGACGACCACCGTCGCCGGCTGGTGGCCGATGAGCTCACCCGGCTCGGCCAGGAGATGGGAACGATCTAG
- a CDS encoding PIN domain-containing protein, whose translation MAFIAVYDANVLYPSTLRDVLIRVAQAGLVQAKWTDQILDETFRNLKENRPDLDPQKLDQTREKMSGAIRDVLVKGYEPLIDIIDLPDPNDRHVLAAAIRAKAQVIVTFNLKDFPADKLAPWDVQVLHPDAFVEAQVDLSPRLVYAELQRIADSWRYPPNAVVGDVIASLERDGLVAAAAALRALT comes from the coding sequence ATGGCTTTCATCGCCGTCTACGACGCCAACGTCCTCTACCCGAGCACCCTGCGCGACGTGCTGATCCGTGTCGCGCAGGCTGGCCTGGTGCAGGCGAAGTGGACGGACCAGATCCTCGATGAGACCTTCCGCAACCTGAAGGAGAACCGCCCCGACCTGGACCCGCAGAAGCTGGACCAGACCCGGGAGAAGATGTCCGGGGCAATCCGGGACGTGCTGGTCAAGGGGTACGAGCCGCTGATCGACATTATCGATCTGCCGGATCCCAACGACCGGCACGTCCTGGCGGCCGCCATCCGTGCCAAAGCGCAGGTCATTGTCACGTTCAACCTGAAGGACTTCCCCGCCGACAAGCTCGCGCCGTGGGATGTGCAGGTTTTACACCCCGATGCCTTCGTTGAGGCGCAGGTGGACCTGTCCCCACGCCTGGTGTATGCCGAGCTTCAGCGGATAGCGGACTCGTGGCGGTACCCGCCGAACGCCGTCGTCGGCGATGTGATCGCTTCACTGGAGCGGGATGGGTTGGTGGCGGCAGCAGCGGCGCTGAGAGCCCTGACCTGA
- a CDS encoding DDE-type integrase/transposase/recombinase translates to MQRDVTAPAPNRLWVTYLTVIATGEGPLWLSAIRDGFSRRVVTWETSARAGADVVLPSLEYALASREV, encoded by the coding sequence GTGCAGCGCGACGTCACCGCTCCCGCGCCGAACCGGCTGTGGGTCACCTACCTGACCGTGATCGCCACCGGTGAGGGGCCGTTGTGGCTCTCCGCGATCCGGGACGGCTTCTCCCGGCGCGTGGTGACCTGGGAGACCTCCGCCCGCGCGGGCGCCGACGTGGTCCTGCCCTCGCTGGAGTACGCCCTGGCCAGCCGGGAGGTCTAG
- a CDS encoding DUF3320 domain-containing protein encodes MATDSHQELRMWLCRVDWADNYCARGLSRCIASCTFRDQEVMRMSNRQATGAVHSGSSDPGLDRLKTVLSSWRSSLLDLGGRNRLLNFRHTRTATLEFTSPDASAVLSGLTRGWPFAPVAEKRESDTSVVDERDSVTLRKPGAPGLVTQKTTQAALDTALYQLRQKSGQMYNDYGLWVLWLGVGMLDWCEAGAHESSSAPLLLVPVELRRDSHGQPRLHLAEDQDRIHNPALAVKLDRLGVDWSSVAGTDVTDLRAVLAAARDIALTQDGWSVGERVVLGLFASYKEAMYQDLQQNEEQILGHPLVRAVGLGPESGLPDDLIRFDLPELDSIDEIQLPERTPLVLDADSSQRQCIASALDGRSFVMSGPPGTGKSQTITNMIAALMHAGRSVLFVSEKAAALDVVRNRLRGVGLGDFVMALHSGDTSKKAVATELARVLTSEVRITGAAQHELDRARRLREELSGYAAAMNQTREPLQRTLHDVLGRLVLLDQAGTPQLTLSARSTKTVRKLSAGALQALTEAAGTISRAWRPAAEGEMFVWRGLVGDSAHTVLSEAADALADLSAATDRRPFAATIPEPRTVRDVNQIVRTVSAELPDRDAPASSAVLPEDPSGILAQLADLFGMPKPQTSEAAFDLFELTELTEATERPLRQWLDDATLHRTHQAAVELRNALAAEDSARAEAEDVFSERVLTEAELPALVRRFAEQHRGVMARFSSQFKADRAAVLALTRDGIWKKALPGRLEHALAWQIAAAEVVRLASLHGEQLGRYTPHTQEDLPALDRALATADRVAELTRDAIGRELLVARLADGADPDSLPGLLSTGAQAALGDWCHVATQRAARWGQSATALLGLFDSARQARLSPTLSGTLDQAQQVVGAFQADPRGPEEWQAYQDGLAVLARHAADDLVQRAAERGILPQQLPAVVEQATLRTWADDILATDTRLRTTRSADLDARVTDFQEADRRLVAAASGAVIEACNKRRPRRFSGGAAAVITRQAELKRRHMPVRELLGRTREVVQLIKPCFMMSPLTVSQFLPADYYFDVVIFDEASQVRPADAVNCVYRGSSLVVAGDEKQLPPTSFFDSSVEDDSDQYDEEVPDTFESLLHACKAGAMRELSLRWHYRSRHEDLITFSNRSFYGNSMVTFPGALDRGNDVGVAFIKADGVYDRGGRRDNRIEAELVAERVIHHFDTRPGRTLGVVALSQAQASAIDQAVQQARLRRPDLNHCFTEDRLDGFFVKNLESVQGDERDVMIMSIGYGPDEHAKFGTNFGPINKDGGWRRLNVAVTRARFRMEVVASFRGSGLPDSPNESVQHLKRYLEYAENGPAVLAQDVIQSDAEPDSPFEDSVLQVLSGWGYRVQPQVGVAGYRIDLGVRHPEFSGSYALGIECDGAMYHSSKAARDRDRLREQVLAGLGWRLYRIWGTDWYRGRAAAELRLREAVELAVARGTLSASAEAASAAPPPTTGQAEDVSAARGGDAVGGTTSRGTVPPPAPAVSVDHERVPVDTEPDRPWSALYETCDMSVSSPYELHTPEARPALCKLLTRIVGIEGPIHEELLVQRAREAWGLARAGNRIRDNVREVVRGLASAGTVTVRGDFLDVAARDELKARTPDGGDVPRKAAHIAPAERQVALHELTVECPGMSRDELIRHACEFFGWRRMGRDIRAFLESDINELCEQGRLSETDGRITALR; translated from the coding sequence ATGGCAACGGATTCGCATCAAGAGTTGCGAATGTGGCTGTGTCGGGTGGACTGGGCTGATAACTACTGCGCCAGGGGGCTTTCGAGGTGTATCGCTTCCTGTACGTTCCGTGATCAGGAGGTCATGCGTATGTCCAACCGGCAAGCGACCGGCGCCGTGCACTCTGGCAGCAGCGACCCCGGTCTCGACCGGTTGAAGACCGTCCTGAGCAGCTGGCGTAGCTCTCTTCTTGACTTGGGTGGACGCAACCGGCTGCTGAACTTCCGCCACACCAGGACCGCGACGCTGGAATTCACGTCGCCGGATGCTTCGGCCGTGCTGTCGGGTCTGACCCGAGGATGGCCCTTCGCTCCTGTTGCGGAGAAGCGCGAGTCGGATACCTCGGTGGTGGATGAGCGTGATTCCGTCACCTTGCGCAAGCCGGGCGCTCCGGGGCTGGTGACGCAGAAGACCACGCAGGCGGCGTTGGACACGGCCCTCTACCAACTGCGTCAGAAGTCGGGCCAGATGTACAACGACTACGGCCTGTGGGTGCTGTGGCTGGGCGTTGGCATGCTCGACTGGTGCGAGGCGGGGGCTCACGAAAGCAGCTCTGCCCCGCTGCTGCTTGTTCCGGTGGAGCTGCGCCGGGACAGTCATGGACAGCCCCGTCTGCACCTCGCTGAGGATCAGGATCGGATCCACAACCCGGCGCTCGCGGTGAAGCTGGACCGGCTGGGCGTCGACTGGAGTTCGGTCGCAGGCACCGACGTGACGGATCTCCGCGCGGTGCTTGCCGCTGCCCGGGACATCGCGCTCACGCAGGACGGCTGGTCGGTGGGGGAGCGAGTGGTGCTCGGCCTCTTCGCCTCCTACAAGGAGGCCATGTACCAGGACCTCCAGCAGAACGAGGAGCAGATCCTGGGCCACCCGTTGGTGCGGGCTGTCGGCCTGGGCCCCGAGTCCGGGCTGCCCGACGACCTTATCCGGTTCGACCTTCCGGAACTGGACAGCATCGACGAGATCCAGTTGCCCGAGCGGACCCCGCTCGTCCTTGATGCCGACTCCTCGCAGCGGCAGTGCATCGCGTCCGCCCTCGACGGCCGTTCGTTCGTGATGAGCGGTCCGCCCGGCACGGGCAAGAGTCAGACCATCACCAATATGATCGCCGCTCTGATGCACGCGGGCCGGTCGGTGCTCTTCGTCAGCGAGAAGGCCGCGGCGCTCGACGTGGTGCGCAACCGGCTGCGCGGCGTGGGCCTCGGTGACTTCGTGATGGCCCTGCACAGCGGCGACACCAGCAAGAAGGCCGTGGCAACGGAGCTCGCGCGGGTGCTGACGAGCGAGGTGCGGATCACCGGAGCGGCCCAGCACGAACTGGACCGGGCGCGGCGACTGCGCGAAGAACTGTCTGGCTACGCCGCGGCGATGAACCAGACACGGGAACCGCTCCAACGCACCCTCCACGACGTCCTGGGCCGACTGGTCCTCCTGGACCAGGCCGGCACCCCACAGCTGACGTTGAGTGCCAGGAGCACCAAGACCGTCCGCAAGCTCAGCGCCGGGGCGCTCCAGGCACTCACGGAAGCCGCCGGGACCATCAGCCGTGCCTGGCGCCCAGCCGCAGAAGGCGAGATGTTCGTGTGGCGCGGTTTGGTGGGCGACTCCGCGCACACGGTTCTGTCCGAGGCCGCCGACGCCCTGGCAGACCTGTCGGCCGCCACCGACCGCCGTCCCTTCGCGGCCACAATCCCCGAACCGCGCACGGTGCGTGACGTCAACCAGATCGTACGAACCGTGAGCGCGGAGCTGCCCGACCGTGACGCACCGGCGTCGAGCGCCGTCCTCCCGGAAGACCCCTCCGGGATCCTCGCCCAGCTCGCAGATCTCTTCGGCATGCCCAAACCACAGACGTCCGAGGCGGCCTTCGACCTCTTCGAGCTGACCGAACTGACCGAAGCCACGGAGCGCCCGCTGCGTCAGTGGCTCGATGACGCGACCCTGCACCGGACGCACCAGGCTGCGGTCGAGCTGCGCAACGCGCTCGCAGCCGAGGACTCAGCCCGAGCGGAGGCGGAGGACGTCTTCAGCGAGCGGGTCCTGACGGAAGCTGAACTGCCCGCCCTGGTACGGCGCTTTGCTGAGCAACACCGGGGGGTGATGGCGCGCTTCTCATCCCAGTTCAAGGCCGACCGCGCGGCTGTCCTCGCCCTCACCCGGGACGGCATCTGGAAGAAGGCCCTGCCCGGACGGCTGGAACACGCTCTGGCCTGGCAGATCGCCGCCGCTGAGGTTGTCCGACTTGCCAGCCTCCATGGTGAGCAACTCGGACGCTACACGCCCCATACGCAGGAGGATCTGCCGGCCCTCGACCGGGCACTGGCCACCGCTGATCGTGTGGCGGAGCTGACCCGTGACGCCATCGGCCGGGAATTGCTGGTCGCACGCCTGGCCGACGGTGCCGACCCCGACTCGCTCCCGGGGCTGCTGTCCACCGGCGCACAAGCTGCGCTGGGCGACTGGTGCCACGTTGCGACACAACGAGCCGCCCGCTGGGGGCAGTCCGCGACCGCTCTGCTCGGTCTCTTCGACTCGGCCCGGCAGGCCCGGCTGTCCCCGACGCTGAGCGGCACCCTCGACCAGGCCCAGCAGGTTGTCGGCGCTTTCCAGGCCGACCCCCGGGGCCCGGAGGAGTGGCAGGCGTATCAGGACGGGCTCGCCGTGCTGGCCCGCCACGCCGCGGACGACCTCGTCCAGCGGGCAGCAGAACGGGGCATTCTGCCGCAGCAACTGCCAGCCGTAGTCGAGCAGGCGACGCTCAGAACCTGGGCTGACGACATCCTCGCCACTGACACCAGGCTGCGCACCACTCGTTCCGCCGACCTGGACGCACGGGTGACCGACTTCCAGGAAGCCGATCGCCGTCTGGTGGCCGCCGCAAGCGGAGCCGTGATCGAGGCATGCAACAAGCGCAGGCCGCGCCGGTTCAGCGGAGGTGCCGCAGCTGTGATCACCCGGCAAGCAGAGCTCAAGAGGCGGCACATGCCGGTACGTGAACTGCTTGGCAGGACTCGGGAAGTCGTGCAGTTGATCAAGCCGTGCTTCATGATGAGCCCGCTGACGGTCAGCCAGTTTCTCCCTGCCGACTACTACTTCGACGTCGTCATCTTCGACGAGGCGTCGCAGGTACGGCCCGCCGACGCGGTCAACTGCGTCTACCGGGGAAGCTCACTCGTCGTCGCTGGTGACGAGAAGCAGCTGCCACCCACCTCATTCTTCGACTCCTCGGTCGAGGACGACTCCGACCAGTACGACGAAGAAGTCCCCGACACCTTCGAATCGCTGCTGCACGCCTGCAAGGCCGGCGCGATGCGGGAACTCTCCCTGCGCTGGCACTACCGCAGCCGCCACGAAGACCTGATCACCTTCAGCAACCGGTCCTTCTACGGCAACTCCATGGTGACCTTTCCCGGCGCCCTGGACCGCGGCAACGACGTCGGCGTGGCCTTTATCAAGGCGGACGGCGTCTACGACCGCGGTGGGCGCCGAGACAACCGCATCGAGGCGGAACTGGTCGCCGAGCGCGTCATCCACCACTTCGACACCCGCCCCGGCCGCACCCTCGGCGTCGTCGCCCTCTCCCAAGCCCAGGCATCGGCCATCGACCAAGCAGTCCAGCAGGCCCGACTGCGCCGCCCGGACCTGAACCACTGCTTCACCGAGGACCGACTCGACGGCTTCTTCGTCAAGAACCTCGAATCAGTACAGGGAGATGAGCGCGACGTCATGATCATGTCGATCGGCTACGGCCCCGACGAGCACGCTAAGTTCGGAACGAACTTCGGCCCCATCAACAAGGACGGCGGCTGGCGCCGACTCAACGTCGCCGTCACGCGTGCCCGCTTCCGTATGGAGGTCGTCGCCTCGTTCCGGGGCAGCGGACTCCCCGACAGCCCGAACGAGAGCGTGCAGCACCTCAAGCGGTACCTTGAGTACGCGGAGAACGGCCCCGCCGTCCTCGCCCAGGACGTGATACAGAGCGACGCCGAACCTGACAGCCCCTTCGAGGACTCCGTACTCCAGGTGCTGAGCGGCTGGGGCTATCGCGTCCAGCCGCAGGTCGGCGTGGCCGGCTACCGCATCGACCTCGGCGTGCGCCATCCGGAATTCTCCGGCTCCTACGCCCTCGGCATCGAGTGCGACGGCGCGATGTACCACTCCTCCAAGGCCGCCCGCGACCGTGACCGCCTGCGCGAACAGGTACTCGCCGGCCTCGGCTGGCGGCTCTACCGCATCTGGGGCACCGACTGGTACCGCGGCCGCGCCGCCGCCGAGCTGCGACTGCGGGAAGCGGTTGAGCTGGCGGTCGCCCGGGGCACGCTCTCAGCCTCGGCGGAAGCAGCATCCGCTGCGCCGCCGCCCACCACCGGTCAGGCGGAGGACGTATCGGCCGCGCGGGGAGGCGACGCGGTGGGCGGTACGACGAGCCGGGGCACGGTGCCCCCGCCCGCCCCCGCTGTCTCGGTGGACCACGAGCGAGTTCCTGTCGACACCGAGCCGGACCGTCCGTGGAGCGCCCTGTACGAGACGTGCGACATGTCCGTCAGTTCGCCGTACGAACTGCACACCCCGGAGGCCCGTCCCGCGCTGTGCAAGCTCCTGACCAGGATCGTCGGGATCGAGGGCCCCATCCACGAAGAACTGCTGGTCCAACGCGCCCGTGAGGCCTGGGGCCTGGCGCGGGCGGGCAACCGCATCCGCGACAACGTCCGCGAGGTGGTGCGCGGCCTCGCAAGCGCGGGCACGGTCACCGTCCGCGGCGACTTCCTCGACGTGGCTGCCCGGGACGAACTGAAAGCCCGCACCCCGGACGGCGGCGACGTACCGCGCAAGGCCGCGCACATCGCCCCGGCGGAGCGGCAGGTGGCGTTGCACGAGCTCACGGTGGAGTGCCCTGGGATGTCGCGGGACGAGCTGATCCGCCACGCTTGCGAGTTTTTCGGTTGGCGGCGGATGGGCCGGGACATCCGCGCATTCTTGGAGTCCGACATCAACGAGCTGTGTGAGCAGGGGAGACTCAGCGAGACGGACGGCCGGATCACCGCGCTGAGGTGA